GGCAATGGTGTATGTACCATCAGCCTCATGTGAGGACCCCGAGATAGGCGGCGCCGGCTCTtgtggtgacggtgtgggtggctcttagaagagcctttggtttTGTAGAGATTGGCGGCAGCGCTCACTTGCTCTTGCTCGCCTTGCTGCTCTCGGTCTTCTTGGGCAGCAGCACGGCCTGGATGTTGGGCAGGACGCCCCCCTGGGCAATGGTCACACcacccagcagcctgttcagctcctCGTCATTGCGCACCGCCAGCTGCAGGTGACGGGGGATGATGCGGGTCTTCTTGTTGTCCCGGGCAGCATTGCCGGCCAATTCCAGGATCTCAGCggtcagatactccagcacagcGGCCAGATAGACCGGAGCGCCGGCGCCGACTCTCTCAGCGTAGTTGCCCTTGCGGAGAAGCCTGTGCACACGGCCGACTGGGAACTGCAGTCCTGCCCGGGATGAGCGGGTCTTGGCCTTAGCTCGGACCTTTCCTCCTTGTTTGCCGCGTCCAGACATGATAGCGATAACGTCAGATAACAACTAAAGACAGAAAATCGTGTGGAGAAGAGACTGTGCTGTGTGGCCTTATATAGTCTGCTGCTCCGCCCTCCTCTCCTGTCATTGGATGACTCTGAAGCTGGCCAATGGGGAAGAGTCTTGAGGAACCGCCAATGAGCTGCCGAGGGCGGAGCTTATTATTGCTCCTTGCTCAAATTAGTTTCTCACCCAATAGAAAACGTTCGCTTTGGACCGAATAGATAAGGGGTGAAAACAGATATTTGTCTTGGAGCAGAAGGAAGTGCAGAAATATTCTGTTGATTTGTAGTTTGCACTTGTTGAATTTGTGTCTACTATCAGCCATAAATTGCACTGACAGTCTGGTGGGTGAGGGGTTAATCCCTGTCAGTGCTTCTCCTCCGCTCCATCTGCACAGGAGGCGGCTCCTCACTCACCCGCTTATTACCCTGTGCAGATTCCCTGTGGTGTCCGCGCTGATCCTATCACAGCCTGACTGAGACAAGTCTCCTATgttctgcccggagcctgatgtgacgctgccgggtcccgggtgggggaagtcgccgcttctgtattgtatgatacaatattgttctgctccaggaagacatccaggcctctcttgaacccctcgactgagttcgccatcaccacctcctcaggcaagcaattccagattctcaccgccctaacagtaaagaatcctcttctatgttggtggaaaaaccttctctcctccagacgcaaagaatgcccccttgtgcccgtggcCTTGGTATaaaccttggtataaacagatcctcagcgagatatttctattgtccccttatatacttatacatggttattagatcgcccctcagtcgtctttttctagactaaataatcctaatttcgctaatctatctgggtattgtagttctcaatAGAATTGTAGTTCTCAATACCCAGATAGTGGTAATGTTCTGAGCAGGGACACTCCGCAATCTTCTACACATGATCGTACATTTCCCATCACAGAGGGATCTGCTGGGAAGGGCAGAATTGGTCTTCCCTGAAATGTCTCTTGTAGGATACGTCCCTGACCAGTATATCGTCTGCACAGTACTGATTGTGACGGGAAAGGGACGATCTGATCGTCTCCAGGTCAGGCACACGGGCACATCACAGCATGTGGAGAACACGAATCAGTCTCTATATCTATGAGTGGAAACAGGAGCGAATACTGCACCGCTAACCTGGAAATCTGCAGACTCCTGTGTGGGATGTAAGAGAGCAATGATCGCTCAACACAAGCAGATTTCCCGATATCGGTCCTGGGAGCACGTGTCATATGAAGACAAAGGACGGAAAAAAGCGGGAACTTTAAACTTTTTACCATTGGAAACATTAGCTCCTCcctctgctgattggctgaacacaggACGGTTAGGGGGGTTTGAATTTCCCGCCGCTTCTAAATGTAATGACGTCATTTACACTGTAAAAAGAATTCAATTAGGCTCTAGATCAACTCCACCGACCACCACAAATGGCTCCTGTTAACGGAGAAAGGAGAGTAATGAACGAGACCCCAGAATGCCGAGATCTGTGCAGCAAGGGGTTAAATAAGTCCCTGAATACACATCAACTCACTGAGCAATGCCCAGATTATTCCTGAGGTTTTCTCACCATCTCCCTCGTCATCAGACGCAGAGCCCCGGGCGGTGCGAGCAGACACCTCGGGGAGACGGGAGAGGACACCGGAgcagtgtgggtggctcttatagtgagggtgtaggtggctcttatagggagggtgtgggtggctcttagaagagcctttggggtgaggagcggagcacggagccgatcacttggcgctggtgtacttggtgacggccttggtgccctcggacacggcgtgcttggccagctctccgggcagcagcaggcgcacggcggtctggatctcccgggaggtgatggtggagcgcttgttgtagtgagccaggcgggaggcttcccctgcgatgcgctcgaagatgtcgttgacgaaggagttcatgatgcccatggccttggaggagatgccggtgtcggggtggacctgcttcagcaccttgtacacgtagatggcgtagctctccttcctgctcttcctccgcttcttgccgtccttcttctgagtcttggtcacggctttcttggagcccttcttgGGCGCAGGCGCAGACTTGGCAGGTTCAGGCATGATAACACCGGTCTCAGCACAAGTGAGCAGAATAATGATCCTGCTCCTCCAAGAGCGGAGGAATTTATAGCCCGGCCATGCAGATGAGCGCTGCTGTCAGACCGCCGTGCTATTGGGTGATGATTGAAGTCATGTGACCAACGGGAACGTCAGACGCTCCGCCCACTGCAGCTGATTGGTGGTTCTCCAACTGATATTTCGCTTTTCAGCACCCTCCATATAGCGCTGTAAAACACGTATAATGCTGAATACATCTAAATAGTGCTGTGAAGCGCCATATACCGCAGTGCACCCTCATATAGTGCTCTATGTGTTAATGTAGCTCTGTTTACCCTTCATGTGCTGCAGTATACTCCAATATAGTGCTGCTATTCATCTGTAtagtgcagagtgcccccatatactgcAACTTACTGACAAATGACTGTGCCACTTCCAGAGCTCGGCCGTCATGGCCCTGCAGGAGGCCAGCGAGGCTTATCTGCTGGGGAGTCTGGGGATGTACTAGATTTTCTCGGCACCACCATCCGCATGTGGGGTGCTGCTGTAATCCCGTTCAttatcctcatttttcctctgcaCATTCCCACATCCAGCCAAGTGATCGCGGGGTCCAGTATACTCATCAGCATTGCCAATACTTCGATATGTAGCAAAGAAGGAGTGGTGTAAAAATTTGGGGGGCATTTTGAGGGCAACCCAAACGTTGTGCCCCACCAAAAAATGTCCCGGTTGACCCAAAACATTCTGAAAAAAATTACCACACACTCTTATAGTGTTCCTCTACACACCCTGAGAATTTGTGGTCGACAGACCCAAACCGGGCTTAGCAGTGACCTTGCGCACCACAGACTTCAATGGGCAGGGTCACTTTGGGGAGTCTCTGCTCAGCCCAGTTTGTGGCTATCATCAACCCCAAATGTTCAGGGTGTGTAGCTCTAGTGGACCAGTGCTGTAAAAATTTAGGGGGCATTTTGAGATGACCCAAAACATATGCCCCTCCCCACCCCCAAACTTCTGAACAAATTACCCGACACTCTTGAATTGTTCCTCTACACACCCTGAACATTTGGGGTCGATGGGCACAAACTAGGCTGAGCAGTGACCCTGCGCGCGATAGACTTCCATGGGCAGGGCAGCTTTGGGGGGTAACTGCTCAGCACAGATTGGGGCTATCGACTTCAAATTTTCATAGTGTGTAGAGGAATAATTCATGAGTGTGGGCTATTTTTTTTCTGAATAccttgctctatatactgtacacactgctctagatattgtacactgctctatatactgtacacactgctctatatattgtatactgctctatatactgtacactgatttACATACTGtaccctctcctgtatatactgtacacactgctactgtacactctggtctatatactgtgtactctgctgtatatactgtacacactgctctatatactgtacgctCTGGTCTATaatactgtacactgctgtatatactgttcacactgctctatatactgtacactgctctaaatactgtacacactgctctatatactgtatatactgtatatatactgtatatattgctgtatatatactgtatatatactgtatatattgctgtatatactgtacaatctgttgcacagtctgtatacactgctgtatatactgcatactctgctctatatactgtacacacggcACTATgctatacactgctctatatactgtacactctggtctataaactggacactgctgtatatactgtactctgctttatatactgtacacactgttgTATATACTGTAGACTCTCCTCTATTATCTGTGACACTTATTACACTGCTGATCTGGGCTGTGCAGATGTGATGTtgtgcactatatatactatatacagctgtGTTCTCTGTGTAGACGCTGGATTTTGTGTCTCCGCTTTTCTCCCAATATTCCCCTTTTGCACAACAGTGGGGGTCACATACATGCATGAATATTTCCGTTTTCTCCCGAGATGTTCATGTGTTTGGTTGGGGAGTCGCGCTGTGCAGCTGTCGCCTCATCAGAGCTCTTCCCTCCATTACAGGCCGCAGCGGTCACAGCTTCACACTGGGTAAGACACGATATCAGGCAGGTGATTGCAATCAGCCCCCGATATGGATCATCTACTGATGTGGAACACGTGTCCCCCCAATACTCTGCACATACGGGGTAGAGTGATATCACAGGTCAGGGAGGTGGCAGTCAGCGGAGGCCGTCGCCTGTGTTACCCTTCTGGGTTCTCAGCAGCTCCAGCTGGTCCCCACATCGTACAATCAGCTTCCTGTGCGATAGACACTGGAGTAAAGATCCCTGTGATGGTGACAAGAGCCGGGAATAGGAGGAACGAGCTCCCGCAGCAGATTTATCTACCCGGACACACAGTGATGTGCAGATCGGGAGGACGGCGGCGATAATCTCCGCAATTTCTAGGCGTTTCCACTAGTGACGGCTACAAACGGTCGGTGGAGATGATGGAGAAGGAGAAGCGACGGAGGAATCGCGCTCTGCTGTCCGGTGTTAGCCGGTAAAGGGTTTTTATCCCGGGCAGGGAAGCACAAGGGGAGAGCGGAGCTTCACTACCTGCCAGCCCTTATGC
The nucleotide sequence above comes from Ranitomeya imitator isolate aRanImi1 chromosome 7, aRanImi1.pri, whole genome shotgun sequence. Encoded proteins:
- the LOC138646013 gene encoding histone H2B 1.1, coding for MPEPAKSAPAPKKGSKKAVTKTQKKDGKKRRKSRKESYAIYVYKVLKQVHPDTGISSKAMGIMNSFVNDIFERIAGEASRLAHYNKRSTITSREIQTAVRLLLPGELAKHAVSEGTKAVTKYTSAK
- the LOC138646161 gene encoding histone H2A type 1: MSGRGKQGGKVRAKAKTRSSRAGLQFPVGRVHRLLRKGNYAERVGAGAPVYLAAVLEYLTAEILELAGNAARDNKKTRIIPRHLQLAVRNDEELNRLLGGVTIAQGGVLPNIQAVLLPKKTESSKASKSK